The following coding sequences lie in one Paenibacillus durus ATCC 35681 genomic window:
- a CDS encoding GntR family transcriptional regulator: protein MANLIRIDNANLLEKTYGILKELIIKREFPPEHKLAIPELSAQLGVSRTPIRDALGRLEMDGLVKTVPKVGTFVVGITSENVLEIMDTRLMIELWVVEKLASGTAALTQEVAANLEKIHETSVYVVNTSKLENYHEGDYNLHFHMEFLKLGGNRNIQNIYHNTMNYRYLAMKSYLITKEMVLHSLKQHRQIIDALKAGSHDDLKQVVSEHLEDAKIRLYKNINLNGGLI, encoded by the coding sequence ATGGCAAATCTGATTCGAATCGACAATGCCAATCTGCTGGAGAAAACGTATGGTATTTTAAAAGAACTGATCATCAAAAGAGAATTCCCGCCCGAGCACAAGCTGGCCATACCGGAATTATCCGCCCAGCTCGGCGTAAGCCGGACGCCGATCCGCGACGCGCTGGGCCGGTTGGAAATGGACGGATTGGTCAAGACCGTACCGAAGGTTGGTACTTTTGTCGTCGGCATTACTTCCGAAAACGTGCTGGAGATTATGGACACTCGCCTGATGATTGAGCTGTGGGTTGTGGAGAAGCTGGCTTCAGGAACGGCCGCGCTTACGCAGGAGGTTGCCGCGAATCTGGAAAAAATCCATGAAACCTCCGTGTATGTCGTCAACACCTCGAAGCTGGAAAACTACCACGAAGGAGATTACAATCTTCATTTTCATATGGAGTTTCTGAAGCTGGGCGGGAACCGGAATATACAGAATATTTATCACAACACGATGAACTACCGGTACCTAGCGATGAAATCGTACCTGATTACGAAGGAAATGGTTCTTCATTCCCTTAAGCAGCACAGGCAGATTATCGATGCCCTTAAGGCGGGGTCTCACGATGATTTAAAGCAGGTGGTGAGCGAGCATCTGGAGGACGCGAAAATACGGCTGTACAAAAATATCAATCTGAACGGCGGGCTGATCTAA
- a CDS encoding PadR family transcriptional regulator, with amino-acid sequence MADIQETINGLIQELRRGTIIISVLSQLSEPHYGYSLVTILQEKGVNIDPGTLYPLLRRLEKQELLESTWDTNETRPRKYYSLSPTGKEVYLQLCKEWKSLSDGLESLIKGDDGNGAG; translated from the coding sequence ATGGCCGATATTCAAGAGACGATCAACGGGTTAATTCAGGAGCTGCGGCGCGGAACAATTATCATCAGCGTTCTCAGCCAATTATCCGAGCCTCATTACGGCTATTCTCTGGTCACCATTTTGCAGGAAAAGGGTGTAAATATTGATCCGGGTACCTTATACCCTCTTCTGCGCAGATTGGAGAAGCAGGAATTGCTGGAAAGTACGTGGGACACAAATGAAACGCGCCCAAGGAAATATTATTCACTCAGTCCTACCGGGAAAGAGGTCTATCTGCAGCTCTGCAAGGAATGGAAGAGCCTGAGCGACGGCCTTGAAAGCTTAATTAAAGGAGACGATGGCAATGGAGCTGGTTAA
- a CDS encoding hydroxyacid dehydrogenase produces the protein MNILVTEWNAPNGLELLEKEGYHVRYDPGLWNSPELGEAVKEADALIVRNQTRVTEALIGTASRLKAIGRLGAGLDNIDLDAAACRKIPVVTAGSANASAVAEYVIAAIFHSARRLGEAASGVRSGGWPRQQFTLHEIGGKTLGLVGVGEIGRRTGAKAAALGMNVLGCDPRLKDGGDAANTEIIPADLSRVLAESDYVSLHVPLLPSTHGLIDASALNRMKPSAILINTSRGAVVDEDALYEALAANRLAGAVLDVLSHEPPPEDHPLLALPSCTVTPHIAGLTRESQAQISEIVSLGVISALRGQVNR, from the coding sequence ATGAATATCCTCGTAACGGAATGGAACGCTCCGAATGGTCTGGAATTGCTGGAGAAGGAGGGGTATCATGTACGCTATGATCCGGGTCTGTGGAACAGTCCGGAACTCGGGGAAGCGGTCAAGGAAGCGGACGCTCTGATCGTCCGCAATCAGACACGGGTAACTGAGGCGCTTATCGGGACGGCATCCCGTCTGAAGGCGATTGGACGGCTTGGCGCGGGGCTGGACAATATCGACTTGGATGCGGCGGCCTGCCGGAAGATCCCGGTCGTTACGGCGGGAAGCGCCAATGCGTCCGCTGTGGCTGAATACGTCATCGCAGCCATCTTCCATTCTGCCCGGCGTCTCGGGGAGGCGGCATCCGGCGTGCGCTCCGGAGGCTGGCCCCGGCAGCAGTTCACGCTGCACGAAATCGGCGGCAAGACGCTGGGGCTGGTCGGCGTAGGTGAAATCGGCCGACGGACAGGCGCCAAAGCAGCGGCACTCGGGATGAATGTCCTGGGCTGCGATCCGCGGCTTAAGGATGGCGGCGATGCCGCCAATACGGAGATTATCCCCGCCGATCTAAGCCGGGTACTCGCCGAAAGCGACTATGTCAGCCTACACGTTCCTTTGCTTCCGTCGACGCATGGTCTGATTGACGCTTCGGCGCTGAATCGGATGAAGCCGTCCGCTATTCTAATCAATACGTCGAGGGGAGCCGTGGTCGATGAAGACGCCCTGTACGAAGCGCTTGCCGCGAACCGGCTTGCCGGCGCCGTGCTGGATGTGCTGAGTCACGAACCGCCGCCGGAGGATCATCCGCTGCTGGCGCTTCCCTCCTGCACGGTTACGCCCCATATTGCCGGGCTGACCCGGGAATCGCAGGCTCAAATATCGGAGATTGTATCGCTGGGGGTGATCTCCGCGCTGCGGGGGCAAGTGAACCGGTAA
- a CDS encoding tripartite tricarboxylate transporter permease: MSNLSMLLDGFGHAFTPMNLLMAAIGVLVGTFVGVLPGLGPTSSIAILLPVTAVLEPTQAIIMLAGIYYGAMYGGSTTAILLNIPGEASSVPTCLDGYPLAQQGRGGPALGIAAIASFIAGVLGVLGLVLFAPVLASQALRFGPPEMFAVLLLTLVIMMGMNGGRFVKSAVMGLAGIALSLIGLGANSGVYRFTLGWGPLEGGLDMVSILIGLFSIAEVMRGISEKKTAISAGNIGSVYPGRKDLKQSASSIAAGGLIGFFMGLLPGCSAAVTSFLSYDFAKRISPRRHLFGKGAIEGVAAPEAANNATSSAGFIPLFALGIPSSPPLAVLLAGLMIYGLKPGPMLFEQKGSFVWTVIASMFIGNVMLLVLNLPLVGIWAKLTRVPFSILAPVILLLSMVGAYTVRNNLFDVQVAVVFGIAGYYLQKHDWPIMPLILCFILGPLMEQSFLQSMAISGGNLGIFFQRGLSAAFIIAAAAMLIFSLYMVRRTKKRIREERGDSLSIVNTEA, from the coding sequence ATGAGTAATTTATCCATGCTGCTGGACGGTTTTGGACATGCGTTTACCCCGATGAACCTGTTGATGGCGGCCATCGGCGTGCTTGTGGGAACCTTTGTCGGCGTGCTGCCGGGACTTGGCCCGACCTCGTCGATCGCCATTCTGCTGCCGGTAACGGCAGTCCTTGAACCGACGCAGGCGATTATCATGCTGGCGGGTATTTATTACGGGGCGATGTACGGAGGATCGACGACCGCCATACTGCTTAATATTCCAGGCGAAGCCTCGTCCGTCCCGACCTGTCTGGACGGGTATCCGCTGGCGCAGCAGGGCAGAGGCGGACCGGCGCTGGGCATTGCGGCAATCGCCTCCTTTATCGCTGGCGTGCTGGGTGTACTTGGCCTCGTCCTGTTCGCTCCCGTGCTGGCAAGCCAAGCGCTGCGTTTCGGCCCGCCGGAAATGTTCGCCGTTCTTCTCCTGACGCTGGTCATCATGATGGGAATGAATGGGGGACGCTTCGTTAAATCGGCGGTTATGGGCCTGGCCGGCATTGCCTTGTCGCTGATCGGGCTTGGCGCGAACTCCGGCGTGTACCGGTTCACCTTGGGCTGGGGACCGCTCGAAGGGGGCCTCGATATGGTGAGCATTTTGATCGGCCTCTTCTCCATCGCCGAAGTGATGCGGGGCATATCCGAGAAGAAGACCGCGATTTCGGCCGGTAATATCGGCAGCGTCTATCCGGGCCGTAAGGACCTGAAGCAAAGCGCTTCCTCCATAGCCGCTGGCGGGCTGATCGGTTTCTTCATGGGTCTGCTTCCCGGCTGTTCGGCGGCCGTGACTTCCTTCCTGTCATATGATTTCGCCAAAAGAATCTCGCCGCGGCGCCATCTGTTCGGGAAAGGAGCCATCGAAGGGGTGGCCGCGCCCGAAGCCGCCAACAACGCGACCAGCTCTGCCGGATTTATTCCGTTGTTCGCGCTGGGCATCCCTTCTTCGCCGCCGCTGGCCGTACTGCTTGCCGGACTCATGATCTACGGGCTGAAGCCGGGACCGATGCTGTTCGAGCAGAAAGGAAGCTTTGTGTGGACTGTCATTGCGAGCATGTTCATCGGAAATGTCATGCTGCTGGTGCTTAACCTGCCGCTGGTGGGGATTTGGGCCAAATTGACCCGGGTGCCGTTCTCGATTCTTGCGCCGGTGATTCTTCTGCTCAGCATGGTCGGCGCCTACACGGTGCGCAACAATCTGTTCGATGTTCAGGTGGCCGTTGTCTTCGGCATCGCCGGTTATTACCTGCAAAAGCATGATTGGCCGATCATGCCGCTCATTCTCTGCTTCATTCTCGGTCCTTTAATGGAGCAGTCGTTTTTGCAGTCCATGGCGATTTCCGGCGGAAATCTCGGTATCTTTTTTCAAAGAGGACTGTCGGCTGCCTTCATTATCGCCGCAGCGGCCATGCTGATCTTTTCCCTGTACATGGTCCGCCGCACCAAAAAAAGAATCCGCGAGGAACGCGGCGATTCGCTCAGCATCGTCAATACTGAAGCGTAA
- a CDS encoding tripartite tricarboxylate transporter TctB family protein, translating into MKSVADRSAGVLAILAGCLSLREAYRLYPYHVTLLGGDHVFPAFIGGGLALAGIWLALFPGEAVRQEGGERAIPRFLPKTGLIPLLLLIYTFLLPWAGYPAATSLAAALLFRLLGAGKWWRCAVYALLLTAGLYLIFIEWLHTPFPAGMVWQFSRR; encoded by the coding sequence ATGAAAAGCGTGGCCGACCGCTCTGCCGGAGTGCTTGCCATTCTGGCGGGGTGTCTTTCTCTTCGCGAAGCTTACCGTTTGTATCCTTATCATGTCACTCTTCTAGGTGGAGACCATGTGTTTCCCGCCTTCATCGGAGGCGGACTGGCGTTGGCCGGCATCTGGCTGGCGCTGTTTCCCGGAGAGGCCGTACGGCAGGAAGGCGGGGAACGAGCGATCCCCCGCTTTCTTCCTAAGACGGGTCTCATTCCGCTGTTACTGCTTATTTACACTTTCCTTCTTCCTTGGGCGGGCTATCCGGCAGCAACCTCTCTTGCCGCAGCGCTTCTCTTTCGCCTGCTGGGAGCCGGAAAATGGTGGCGCTGCGCGGTCTACGCTCTGCTGCTGACCGCCGGGCTCTACCTGATCTTTATCGAATGGCTGCATACTCCGTTTCCCGCCGGAATGGTATGGCAGTTTTCAAGGAGGTGA
- a CDS encoding UxaA family hydrolase, with product MHHFLIHKQGDQVGVATTDITAGQQVVGVFMDDDSEITVTSLQDVPLGHKISIGVLEKGGKVIEYGIPIGIAPEGLTEGEYVHTHNIKSARW from the coding sequence ATGCATCATTTTTTGATTCATAAGCAGGGAGATCAGGTTGGCGTCGCAACGACGGACATTACCGCCGGGCAGCAGGTCGTCGGGGTCTTTATGGATGACGATTCGGAAATAACGGTGACAAGCCTTCAGGATGTTCCGCTGGGGCACAAAATATCCATCGGCGTTCTTGAAAAGGGCGGCAAAGTCATTGAATACGGCATTCCCATCGGCATTGCGCCGGAGGGGCTGACCGAAGGGGAATACGTTCATACGCACAATATTAAATCGGCGAGGTGGTAA
- a CDS encoding UxaA family hydrolase, giving the protein MGQLFGYRRENGKVGIRNHVIILPVDDISNAACEAVAKVVSGTLALPHAYGRLQYGEDLELHFRTMIGTGSNPNVAAVIVIGIEPNWTKIITDGIAATGKPVAGFSIEGLGDLEVIRRASWKAKEFVQWATELQREPVSLSELTVSIKCGESDTTTGLASCPTVGETVDYLIDQGATVFFGETSELTGGEHLIADRMATEELREQFQRTYERYVSGFASQGVDLLGSQPTQGNIAGGLSTIEEKALGNIEKTGTKQVIGVLKPAEAPQNGPGLYFMDSSSAAAECITLMAAAGAVIHFFPTGQGNVIGNPIEPVVKISANPKTVKLMAEHIDVDVSPLLERSITLPEARERLLETLERTVNGRLTAAEALGHREFVMTKLYPSA; this is encoded by the coding sequence ATGGGACAATTATTCGGATATCGCAGGGAAAACGGCAAGGTGGGCATCCGCAATCATGTGATTATTTTACCGGTTGACGACATTTCGAACGCGGCCTGCGAGGCGGTGGCGAAGGTCGTCTCCGGCACACTGGCTCTCCCCCATGCTTACGGGCGGCTGCAGTACGGAGAGGATCTGGAACTGCACTTCCGCACCATGATCGGAACAGGCAGCAATCCAAACGTCGCGGCGGTCATCGTGATCGGCATTGAACCCAATTGGACGAAGATCATCACGGACGGCATCGCCGCCACAGGCAAACCGGTGGCCGGATTCTCCATCGAAGGCTTGGGTGATCTGGAAGTAATTCGGCGGGCGTCCTGGAAAGCCAAGGAATTCGTGCAGTGGGCCACAGAGCTTCAGCGGGAGCCCGTATCTCTCTCGGAGCTTACCGTAAGCATCAAGTGCGGAGAATCGGATACGACAACGGGGCTGGCCTCCTGCCCGACGGTCGGCGAAACGGTTGATTATTTGATCGATCAGGGGGCGACCGTGTTTTTCGGGGAGACTTCCGAGCTTACGGGCGGAGAGCATCTGATTGCGGACCGGATGGCGACGGAAGAGCTGCGCGAACAATTCCAGCGCACCTATGAACGTTATGTCTCCGGATTCGCTTCCCAGGGCGTGGACCTGCTCGGCTCCCAGCCGACCCAGGGCAATATCGCCGGCGGGCTGTCCACGATTGAAGAGAAGGCGCTCGGCAATATCGAAAAAACCGGCACCAAGCAGGTCATTGGCGTACTGAAGCCTGCCGAGGCGCCGCAGAACGGCCCGGGCCTGTATTTCATGGACAGCTCTTCCGCCGCTGCGGAATGCATAACGCTCATGGCCGCTGCCGGAGCGGTCATCCACTTTTTCCCAACGGGTCAGGGCAATGTCATCGGCAACCCGATCGAGCCGGTAGTCAAAATATCGGCCAATCCGAAGACGGTCAAGCTGATGGCCGAGCATATCGACGTCGATGTAAGCCCGCTGCTGGAGCGTTCGATCACGCTGCCGGAAGCGCGGGAGCGATTGCTGGAGACGCTGGAACGGACCGTCAACGGACGTCTGACGGCGGCAGAAGCGCTGGGCCACCGGGAGTTCGTGATGACCAAGCTGTATCCGAGCGCGTGA
- a CDS encoding Ldh family oxidoreductase, whose protein sequence is MTAKRYDSGKLNDFVQSVLISLNVPEEDAFITADSLVRADLEGHGSHGVSRLPVYFRRIQEGRINAASKITAERHGSVLTVDGGNGLGQAVAVRALREGIPIAREQGLAAVFVHGSNHFGTAAYLCQEAAKENMASVVMTNSPPGIAPWGGRSAFLGTNPIAFGFPSGAEGKPAIIADLSSSVVARGKIMQAQKREQPIPEGWAIDSEGRPTTEAGEALKGAILPLGGAKGYALALAVEMLCGILTGASFGPHIGNLYKDGDKHADVGHVILLFSPARWLNMEAYYDTVSRFADEIKEVPLSPGAEEILLPGERRFRSAGRNRLSGISLPDNVVSELEELAREAGTPFPPQLTHEGEETRKGNEA, encoded by the coding sequence ATGACAGCAAAGCGCTATGACAGCGGGAAGCTCAATGACTTTGTACAATCGGTACTGATCTCCTTGAATGTGCCTGAGGAGGACGCGTTCATTACGGCCGATTCCCTGGTCCGAGCCGATTTGGAAGGGCACGGGAGCCATGGCGTCAGCAGACTGCCGGTCTACTTCCGGCGCATTCAGGAAGGAAGGATCAATGCCGCGTCCAAAATTACGGCCGAGCGTCACGGTTCGGTGCTGACTGTGGACGGAGGGAACGGGCTGGGCCAAGCAGTGGCCGTTCGGGCTTTGCGGGAGGGGATACCCATCGCCCGGGAGCAGGGGCTCGCGGCCGTGTTCGTACACGGAAGCAATCATTTCGGAACGGCGGCCTATCTTTGCCAGGAGGCGGCCAAGGAGAACATGGCGTCGGTCGTCATGACCAACTCTCCGCCGGGCATCGCCCCCTGGGGAGGCCGGTCGGCTTTTCTCGGGACGAACCCGATCGCATTCGGATTCCCATCCGGCGCCGAAGGCAAGCCGGCGATCATTGCCGACCTTTCATCCAGCGTTGTGGCGCGCGGGAAGATCATGCAGGCGCAAAAGCGGGAGCAGCCGATCCCCGAGGGCTGGGCCATCGACAGTGAGGGACGGCCGACCACGGAAGCCGGAGAAGCGCTGAAGGGAGCGATTCTGCCGCTGGGCGGAGCCAAAGGCTATGCTCTGGCACTTGCCGTGGAGATGCTGTGCGGTATCCTGACCGGCGCCTCCTTTGGTCCGCATATTGGCAATCTGTACAAAGATGGAGATAAACATGCCGATGTGGGCCATGTCATCCTGCTGTTCTCGCCGGCCCGCTGGCTGAATATGGAGGCATATTACGATACCGTCTCGCGGTTCGCAGACGAGATCAAGGAGGTACCTTTGTCGCCCGGCGCGGAGGAAATATTGCTTCCGGGAGAGCGGAGATTCCGCTCCGCCGGGCGGAATCGGCTGTCTGGAATCTCCCTGCCGGACAATGTCGTCAGTGAACTGGAGGAGCTGGCCCGGGAGGCAGGGACCCCGTTTCCTCCGCAGCTGACGCATGAAGGGGAAGAAACACGGAAGGGAAATGAAGCATGA
- a CDS encoding tripartite tricarboxylate transporter substrate binding protein: MTTLNKKLSPLLPLALALLFLISGCGANSAKSGAGASAGAGGETAVPAAAPAASASSAYADYPNRPIEYVVPFSAGGGVDLVARTVAEGLSKEWGQPIEIVNKPGAGGATGAQYALKQASNDGYTVLADNVASTTMLQAGSAAAPVLLSDHEFAARVVTDAPVFVVAADAPWKDFREFSDWAKANPEKLTWTSVGPAGFSTFAVAEWLKAIGADFSKTRMVATKGASESLPLVAGGNAVLAVHTVNETSTLVKAGKLKVLAVLAPERSPYYPDVPTTAEQGVKDLSVSWWTGMSFPKGTPQEIVKKWADGVAKLAQDPDFVAKLKKLQVDPNVLTGQEFTDFVNKEAQYYTGLATETGIRK, encoded by the coding sequence GTGACAACATTGAACAAAAAGCTTTCCCCGCTGCTACCGCTAGCTCTTGCGCTGCTGTTTCTGATCTCCGGCTGCGGGGCGAACTCCGCAAAGTCCGGAGCAGGCGCGTCCGCCGGGGCGGGCGGCGAAACGGCGGTTCCCGCCGCTGCACCGGCTGCGTCTGCATCCTCGGCCTACGCCGATTATCCGAACCGGCCCATCGAATATGTGGTGCCTTTCTCTGCCGGAGGCGGCGTTGATCTGGTGGCCCGAACGGTTGCGGAAGGGCTCAGTAAGGAATGGGGGCAGCCGATTGAAATTGTCAACAAGCCCGGAGCGGGCGGCGCTACCGGCGCGCAGTACGCGCTCAAACAGGCTTCTAATGACGGCTACACGGTGCTTGCGGATAATGTGGCGAGCACGACCATGCTCCAAGCTGGATCGGCCGCGGCGCCGGTTCTCTTGAGCGACCATGAATTCGCGGCTCGCGTCGTCACGGACGCTCCTGTCTTTGTGGTCGCCGCCGACGCGCCGTGGAAGGACTTCCGCGAATTTTCGGACTGGGCGAAGGCCAACCCCGAGAAGCTGACCTGGACAAGCGTCGGGCCTGCGGGCTTCTCTACATTTGCCGTAGCCGAATGGTTGAAAGCGATCGGGGCCGATTTCTCCAAGACCCGGATGGTGGCCACCAAAGGCGCTTCCGAGTCCCTGCCTCTTGTCGCCGGAGGCAATGCGGTCCTGGCCGTTCATACCGTCAATGAGACGTCCACCCTGGTCAAAGCGGGTAAGCTGAAGGTGCTGGCGGTATTGGCTCCTGAGCGCAGTCCATATTATCCCGATGTTCCCACAACGGCGGAGCAGGGAGTGAAGGATTTGTCCGTCTCCTGGTGGACGGGCATGAGCTTCCCGAAAGGAACGCCGCAGGAGATTGTCAAGAAGTGGGCGGATGGAGTCGCCAAGCTGGCACAGGACCCTGATTTCGTCGCAAAGCTCAAGAAGTTGCAGGTTGATCCGAATGTACTGACGGGGCAGGAGTTTACGGATTTCGTGAATAAGGAAGCGCAGTATTACACAGGTCTGGCCACCGAGACGGGAATCCGCAAGTAA
- a CDS encoding putative RNA methyltransferase produces the protein MTRQSIGAARVKELESAFKCPLCESPMRVADCKSLICCRNHTFDFSKHGYLNLSARPASRKYTKELFQARRKIITESGLYTKMHETIAGAIEKHKGGSADSYTMADLGCGEGSHLHRILEECGSPGITGIGLDLSKEGIVMASKKYEAPIWIVGDLAKSPLADQSLNVVLNILSPSNYKEFKRISAHDGLVIKVVPRSGYLKELREALFGREENMSYRNDETAALFRQHFVLADVIHLNYIKELNQAELGNMVRMTPLSWSSNKTRIDGYINRDYAEITVDLDILIGVSTDSG, from the coding sequence ATGACCAGACAATCAATAGGTGCAGCGCGTGTGAAAGAATTGGAGTCGGCATTTAAATGTCCGCTCTGCGAAAGTCCGATGAGAGTTGCCGATTGTAAAAGCCTGATCTGTTGTAGAAACCACACCTTTGATTTCTCAAAACACGGCTATCTTAACTTGTCGGCCCGTCCCGCAAGCAGAAAATACACGAAAGAATTATTTCAAGCAAGGCGCAAAATCATTACGGAATCCGGCCTCTATACTAAGATGCATGAGACGATTGCGGGAGCGATAGAGAAGCATAAGGGCGGTTCTGCCGACTCCTATACGATGGCGGATTTGGGCTGTGGGGAGGGCTCGCATTTACACCGGATTTTGGAGGAATGCGGGAGTCCGGGAATTACCGGAATCGGTCTTGATCTATCCAAGGAAGGCATTGTCATGGCTTCAAAAAAATACGAAGCTCCCATTTGGATTGTGGGCGACTTGGCCAAATCACCGCTTGCAGACCAATCGCTTAATGTCGTACTCAATATTTTGTCTCCGTCCAATTACAAGGAATTCAAGCGGATTTCGGCTCATGATGGCCTAGTGATTAAAGTCGTACCCCGCTCCGGCTACCTAAAAGAACTCAGAGAAGCCCTCTTCGGCCGCGAGGAGAATATGAGCTATCGCAACGATGAGACGGCGGCGCTGTTCAGGCAGCATTTTGTTCTAGCGGATGTGATTCATCTAAACTACATCAAAGAACTGAATCAAGCGGAACTCGGAAATATGGTGCGCATGACCCCACTTTCCTGGTCCAGCAATAAGACGCGGATCGACGGCTATATTAACCGGGATTATGCTGAGATCACCGTGGATCTGGATATTTTGATTGGAGTAAGTACTGATTCTGGATGA
- a CDS encoding serine/threonine protein kinase, with amino-acid sequence MNSVKGDDNLSRNTKLRGTYQIRKPLCRSELSIVYQARSIQGESALKVVVKEFFPALLAVRTTDKQAVKCRSHSLAGKYRELMDSFLQEAEILKELRHPGIVGYVDHFEENGTAYLVMEYCEGQTLDKLIKDRNTPVDAAFLRSTLLPLIDALKYIHKNGFIHRDIKPGNIMVGEGGEVKLLDFGSAVRYDGKAHPIFTTAGYSPLEFYSSRSCQGPVSDMYSLAATVYYCCNGTPPPDVPKRLFRDNLQPVALSGSASSPLLSFVIRRALAVKHQRRVRSFRWFKAALQAEYWLHRGKRQRSGG; translated from the coding sequence ATGAACAGCGTTAAGGGTGATGACAATCTGTCTCGGAACACGAAACTTCGCGGCACCTATCAGATTCGGAAGCCGCTGTGCCGCAGCGAGCTGTCGATTGTCTACCAGGCCCGGAGCATCCAAGGCGAGTCGGCCTTGAAGGTGGTTGTTAAGGAATTTTTTCCGGCGCTGCTGGCTGTACGGACCACTGACAAACAGGCGGTGAAGTGCCGCTCGCACTCGCTGGCAGGCAAGTACCGGGAGCTGATGGATTCCTTTTTGCAGGAAGCGGAGATTTTGAAGGAACTGAGGCATCCGGGGATTGTAGGTTATGTGGACCATTTTGAAGAGAACGGTACGGCCTATCTTGTCATGGAGTACTGCGAAGGTCAAACCCTGGACAAGCTGATCAAGGACCGGAACACCCCGGTTGATGCAGCATTCCTCCGCAGCACGCTGCTGCCGCTAATCGACGCGCTGAAGTATATTCACAAAAATGGTTTTATCCACCGGGATATTAAACCGGGAAATATTATGGTTGGAGAAGGCGGAGAGGTTAAGCTTCTGGATTTTGGATCGGCTGTAAGATATGACGGCAAAGCGCATCCGATCTTTACAACCGCCGGCTATTCGCCGCTGGAGTTCTACTCGAGCCGCTCCTGTCAGGGACCGGTCTCCGACATGTATAGTTTGGCCGCCACGGTGTACTATTGCTGTAACGGGACCCCTCCCCCAGACGTACCGAAGCGGTTGTTCCGGGACAATCTGCAGCCAGTTGCGCTCAGCGGCAGCGCTTCTTCCCCGCTGCTGTCCTTTGTCATTCGCCGGGCTCTTGCTGTGAAGCATCAGCGGCGGGTCCGTTCATTCCGCTGGTTTAAGGCTGCTCTGCAGGCGGAATATTGGCTGCACAGAGGGAAGCGTCAGCGCTCTGGAGGATAA
- a CDS encoding HAAS signaling domain-containing protein — protein sequence MELVNRYIHAVTHRLTGRQREDIKRELQGLIEDMLEERSGGRDASTADVEEVLLELGDPQKLADQYRGYGRYLVSPEVFGSYLAVLKIVLLSIGIAVTVASAFQMFTAPLDALGHFLDYLASLFMGFIQGFAWVTLTFGLIEYAGARRIRTGMGARNAWKPADLPPLPDHRLSIKRSDPIASLIFTILLGLLFTSSLNLFGVWHFPESDSMKIVPIFDETVFRGFLPFILAVFALSILKDILKIAARKWTPALIGFEILVSLLYFVLALFMFNDSAIWNPDFMRQMAESGITPAGSGAFYSVSGNWSRITGGFIYLIGIVIFIDMITAAVKAYRLRTIYQR from the coding sequence ATGGAGCTGGTTAACCGATATATCCATGCGGTAACGCACCGGCTGACGGGCAGACAGCGGGAGGATATTAAGAGGGAGCTTCAGGGATTAATCGAGGACATGCTTGAAGAGCGCAGCGGAGGCCGGGACGCCTCCACCGCAGATGTGGAAGAAGTGCTGCTAGAGCTTGGAGATCCGCAAAAACTGGCTGATCAATACAGGGGGTACGGAAGATACCTGGTCAGTCCGGAAGTGTTCGGGTCCTATCTGGCTGTGCTTAAGATTGTGCTGCTCTCCATTGGGATTGCCGTTACGGTTGCATCCGCGTTCCAGATGTTTACCGCCCCTCTGGATGCGCTTGGACATTTTCTGGATTATCTGGCTTCCTTGTTTATGGGATTCATTCAGGGATTCGCCTGGGTAACTCTTACTTTTGGGTTGATCGAATATGCAGGAGCGAGACGCATCCGAACGGGGATGGGGGCAAGGAACGCTTGGAAACCAGCCGATCTGCCTCCCCTGCCTGACCACCGCTTAAGCATCAAACGGTCAGACCCAATCGCCAGTCTGATCTTTACCATTCTGCTGGGGCTTCTGTTTACCTCGTCGCTTAATCTCTTCGGAGTATGGCATTTTCCGGAGAGCGATTCCATGAAGATTGTGCCTATTTTTGACGAAACGGTATTTCGCGGGTTCCTCCCGTTTATCTTGGCGGTATTCGCCCTCAGTATTTTGAAGGATATCCTGAAGATAGCTGCGAGGAAATGGACGCCGGCGCTGATAGGCTTTGAAATTCTGGTCAGTCTGCTGTATTTCGTGCTGGCTCTGTTCATGTTCAACGATTCGGCCATATGGAATCCCGATTTTATGCGGCAAATGGCAGAATCCGGGATAACGCCGGCAGGGAGCGGGGCCTTCTACAGCGTGAGCGGCAACTGGAGCAGAATCACCGGAGGATTCATTTATTTGATCGGAATCGTAATCTTCATTGATATGATCACTGCTGCGGTAAAGGCATACCGGCTAAGAACCATTTATCAACGTTAG